A genomic segment from uncultured Erythrobacter sp. encodes:
- a CDS encoding hydroxymethylglutaryl-CoA reductase, translated as MLFPRRLLAFIESLGGADAANTLSARLGGGVPSAGRFRVRRGVDIGAIRAWWTDDAAAAPGPLADEAALEVLSHCAGNIENPIGMTALPLGVAGPLRVNGLHASGDYWLPLATSEAALVASYARGAHAINQAGGTSAALLGENVARAPAFVFASLAEAGSFVAWATRHEADLAAAAHATTRHGRLQAIEPMIDSDTVFLVCRYTTGDASGQNMVTIATEAMCRWIVAHTPVQPLHWFIEGNFSGDKKASYLGLIAGRGRKVSASVTLPAEVIRRTLGTDAETMLAYARVAQLGATLSGQIGAQGHFANGLAALFIATGQDAACVAESAVGFTRMEPREGGALFMSVTLPNLMVGTVGGGTGMPHQRAALELMGLSGSGKARDLAEVTAGLCIAGEISIMAAIASGVFTSAHHKLARTRG; from the coding sequence GTGTTGTTTCCCCGGCGCCTGCTTGCCTTCATCGAATCGCTGGGCGGCGCCGATGCGGCGAACACCTTGAGCGCGCGGCTGGGTGGCGGGGTTCCGTCTGCGGGGCGATTCAGGGTGCGGCGCGGGGTTGATATCGGCGCGATCCGCGCTTGGTGGACGGACGACGCGGCGGCGGCTCCGGGGCCGCTGGCGGATGAAGCGGCGCTTGAGGTGCTCTCCCACTGCGCCGGAAATATCGAAAACCCGATCGGCATGACCGCCCTGCCGCTGGGAGTGGCCGGGCCGCTCAGAGTCAACGGATTGCACGCCAGCGGTGATTACTGGCTGCCGCTCGCCACCAGCGAAGCCGCACTGGTCGCCTCCTATGCGCGCGGAGCCCACGCCATCAACCAAGCGGGCGGAACCAGTGCAGCGCTGCTGGGCGAGAATGTCGCCCGCGCGCCAGCTTTCGTCTTCGCGTCGCTGGCCGAGGCGGGCAGCTTCGTCGCCTGGGCGACCCGGCACGAGGCCGATCTCGCCGCTGCCGCTCATGCCACTACCCGCCACGGGCGGTTGCAGGCGATCGAGCCGATGATCGATAGCGACACGGTGTTTCTCGTCTGCCGCTACACCACCGGCGATGCCTCGGGCCAGAACATGGTCACCATCGCGACCGAGGCGATGTGCCGCTGGATCGTCGCGCACACCCCCGTCCAGCCGCTGCACTGGTTCATTGAGGGCAATTTCTCCGGCGACAAGAAGGCGAGCTACCTCGGTCTGATCGCCGGGCGCGGGCGCAAGGTTTCGGCCAGCGTCACCCTGCCCGCCGAGGTGATCCGCCGCACGCTCGGCACCGATGCCGAAACGATGCTCGCCTATGCGCGGGTGGCGCAGTTGGGGGCGACGCTCTCGGGCCAGATCGGCGCGCAGGGGCATTTCGCCAATGGGCTCGCCGCGCTGTTCATCGCCACCGGACAGGACGCGGCCTGCGTGGCGGAGAGCGCGGTCGGCTTTACCCGGATGGAACCGCGCGAGGGCGGCGCGCTGTTCATGAGCGTCACGCTGCCCAATCTGATGGTCGGCACGGTCGGCGGCGGCACGGGAATGCCGCACCAACGTGCCGCATTGGAACTGATGGGCCTCTCTGGCAGCGGCAAGGCGCGGGATTTGGCCGAAGTGACCGCAGGGCTTTGCATTGCGGGCGAGATTTCGATCATGGCGGCAATTGCCAGCGGGGTGTTCACCAGCGCCCACCACAAGCTCGCCCGGACGCGCGGCTGA
- a CDS encoding UbiA family prenyltransferase: MASARPSLPARLWTYQAERFPLGKTAVLCAVFAGASVSVSAHLAGRDAPGLTAYLAAFIITLAFFFQLRVLDEIKDKEDDARFRPERPIPRGLVRLETIIALGIASAAVAALAALAVDLRLIALLGIAWGWMTLMSFEFFVPAWLKARPFAYLVSHMAVMPLIDLVITGAEWTPYGAPVPALSLFLFLSFANGCVLEIGRKLWTPESEREGVETYSRVLGPRRGAVLWLGCLAAALALLLAVGFATGAPVLTGVIGLAGVVYAGRAALLYRAAATPERAKALEDASGLWVFACYGAAGFAPFAGALLG, translated from the coding sequence ATGGCGAGCGCCCGTCCTTCCCTCCCCGCCCGCCTGTGGACCTATCAGGCCGAGCGCTTTCCGCTGGGCAAAACCGCCGTGCTGTGCGCGGTGTTTGCAGGCGCGAGTGTCAGCGTGTCGGCCCATCTGGCGGGCCGCGACGCTCCCGGTCTCACCGCCTATCTCGCTGCCTTCATCATTACGCTGGCCTTCTTCTTCCAGCTGCGGGTGCTCGACGAGATCAAGGACAAGGAGGACGATGCCCGTTTTCGTCCCGAACGCCCGATCCCGCGGGGCCTTGTTCGGCTGGAGACGATCATCGCGCTGGGCATCGCCAGTGCGGCAGTGGCGGCTCTGGCCGCACTGGCGGTGGACCTGCGGCTGATCGCGCTGCTCGGGATCGCGTGGGGCTGGATGACGCTGATGAGTTTCGAGTTCTTCGTGCCTGCGTGGCTGAAGGCGCGGCCCTTTGCCTATCTGGTCAGCCACATGGCGGTGATGCCGCTGATTGATTTGGTGATCACCGGGGCGGAGTGGACGCCCTACGGCGCGCCCGTGCCTGCGCTGTCGCTGTTCCTGTTCCTCAGCTTCGCCAATGGCTGTGTGCTGGAAATCGGCCGCAAGCTCTGGACGCCTGAGTCCGAGCGTGAGGGGGTGGAGACTTACAGCCGCGTGCTCGGGCCAAGGCGCGGTGCGGTGCTGTGGCTGGGGTGCCTTGCGGCGGCGCTGGCGCTGCTGCTGGCGGTGGGCTTTGCGACCGGTGCGCCGGTGCTGACAGGTGTGATCGGGCTGGCAGGGGTGGTCTATGCCGGCCGCGCGGCGCTGCTGTATCGCGCGGCGGCCACGCCGGAGCGGGCCAAGGCGCTGGAGGATGCCTCGGGCCTGTGGGTCTTTGCCTGTTACGGCGCGGCGGGCTTTGCGCCCTTTGCGGGGGCTTTGCTCGGATGA
- a CDS encoding cobalamin-independent methionine synthase II family protein — MTKRFLTTHVGSLPRPEALLDLVFKREGGEPVSEADFEAAVEEATAYVIKRQIEAGVSIVNDGEQSKPSYATYIKHRLSGFGGEAGQYEFADLEAFPGAKAQVFGNKGRAKRSAPACTAPITVIDMEAPRIDAERLVRLADGHATFMSAASPGVTALFFPNQFYASDEEYVFALAEGLRHEYETIAAAGITLQVDCPDLAMGRHVQFTHLSLEEFRKRIGMNIAALNHAVQNIPAEQLRMHLCWGNYPGPHHCDVALGEIADIVWTAKPQTVLIEGANPRHAHEFAFFAEHALPDGKILCPGMVEPQSPYIEHPDLIAQRIGRYADLLGAERMMAGVDCGFSVHAGSNALDPEIVWAKLAALAQGAEIASAKYF, encoded by the coding sequence ATGACCAAGCGCTTCCTCACCACCCATGTCGGCAGCCTGCCGCGCCCTGAAGCCCTGCTCGATCTGGTGTTCAAGCGCGAGGGCGGGGAGCCGGTGTCCGAGGCCGACTTCGAAGCAGCGGTGGAAGAGGCCACGGCTTACGTGATCAAGCGTCAGATCGAAGCCGGGGTGAGCATCGTCAATGATGGCGAGCAGTCCAAGCCGAGCTACGCCACCTATATCAAGCACCGCCTGTCAGGCTTCGGCGGCGAGGCGGGGCAGTATGAATTCGCTGACCTAGAAGCCTTCCCCGGTGCCAAAGCGCAGGTGTTCGGCAACAAGGGCCGCGCCAAGCGTTCCGCGCCCGCCTGCACCGCGCCCATCACCGTGATCGACATGGAAGCACCGCGCATCGATGCCGAGCGGCTGGTGCGCCTCGCCGATGGCCACGCCACCTTCATGTCCGCCGCCAGCCCCGGCGTCACCGCGCTGTTCTTCCCCAACCAGTTCTACGCTTCCGACGAGGAATATGTCTTCGCCCTCGCCGAAGGGCTGCGCCACGAATACGAGACGATTGCGGCGGCCGGGATTACCTTGCAGGTCGATTGCCCCGATCTGGCGATGGGCCGCCATGTGCAGTTCACCCACCTCTCCCTCGAAGAGTTCCGCAAGCGCATCGGCATGAACATCGCCGCGCTCAACCATGCCGTGCAGAACATCCCGGCGGAACAGCTGCGGATGCACCTGTGTTGGGGCAACTACCCCGGCCCGCACCACTGCGACGTGGCACTGGGCGAGATCGCCGATATCGTCTGGACCGCCAAGCCGCAGACTGTGCTGATCGAAGGCGCCAACCCGCGCCACGCGCATGAATTCGCCTTCTTTGCGGAGCACGCACTGCCCGATGGTAAGATCCTTTGCCCCGGCATGGTCGAACCGCAATCGCCCTATATCGAGCACCCTGACCTGATCGCCCAGCGCATCGGCCGCTATGCCGATCTGCTCGGCGCCGAGCGGATGATGGCGGGGGTCGACTGCGGGTTCTCGGTCCACGCAGGTAGCAATGCGCTCGACCCCGAGATCGTCTGGGCCAAGCTCGCCGCGCTCGCCCAAGGGGCCGAGATCGCCAGCGCCAAATACTTCTGA
- a CDS encoding alpha/beta hydrolase has protein sequence MAASPDGTAPDALSYGEVAVHGGTLPIAMAYSGAGEGAPVILLHGWTLDHRMWAPQVAGLADDFFLVMPDRRGCGRATAPPDLMREAEDVIAIADFLGFERFALVGLSRGAVVALDVARRYGSRLTGMVVSGAPLPALVTREEVIDLDRFRALAAAGDLERLRAEWSRHPLMQTHSPAARALMFEILADYDGRDLLTPSQTPGFPREVLAMLAMPVLSLTGVYDTLWRRECARVLGAVAPRARHIEIPQAGHLANADNPAGFNAAIAQFLTPKAPA, from the coding sequence ATGGCTGCTTCCCCGGACGGCACCGCGCCCGATGCCCTGTCCTATGGGGAGGTCGCCGTTCATGGCGGCACCCTGCCCATTGCGATGGCCTATTCGGGGGCTGGCGAGGGCGCGCCCGTCATTCTGTTGCACGGCTGGACGCTCGATCACCGGATGTGGGCGCCGCAGGTGGCAGGGCTGGCGGATGATTTCTTCCTCGTCATGCCCGACCGGCGCGGCTGCGGGCGCGCCACCGCGCCGCCCGATCTGATGCGCGAGGCTGAAGACGTTATCGCCATTGCCGACTTCCTCGGGTTCGAGCGGTTCGCGCTGGTCGGCCTGTCACGCGGCGCGGTGGTCGCGCTGGATGTGGCGCGGCGTTACGGCTCGCGGCTGACGGGGATGGTGGTGTCCGGCGCGCCGCTCCCCGCTCTAGTGACGCGTGAGGAGGTCATCGATCTTGACCGGTTCCGCGCTCTTGCCGCTGCTGGCGATCTGGAGCGTTTGCGGGCCGAATGGTCGCGCCATCCGCTGATGCAGACCCATTCGCCCGCCGCCCGCGCGCTGATGTTCGAAATCCTCGCCGATTACGACGGCCGCGATCTCCTGACGCCGAGCCAGACGCCCGGCTTCCCGCGCGAGGTGCTCGCGATGCTGGCGATGCCGGTGCTCAGCCTGACCGGCGTGTATGACACCCTGTGGCGGCGCGAATGTGCGCGGGTGCTCGGCGCGGTTGCGCCGCGCGCGCGGCATATCGAAATCCCGCAGGCCGGCCATCTCGCCAATGCCGACAACCCGGCGGGTTTCAACGCCGCCATCGCCCAGTTCCTCACGCCAAAGGCCCCCGCATGA
- a CDS encoding PEP/pyruvate-binding domain-containing protein translates to MILTGAQADTAEAGGKGRALARASAAGFAVPPFFVVPSGEVPDAEALTAALADLGQGPFAVRSSGLAEDGAEASHAGQFESLLNVPADGVAAALAQVSASGAGEGLAAYRSERGIADSAPPAVVIQRMIPASHAGVAFSADPVAGRRDRVVVSATQGLGDRLVAGEVDGSGWWLSRPSLEVVAATGDGEGLTSEQVREVAELCLAAETAFGGPQDIEWAFAGGALYLLQSRPITSPLRPAPLADPGFMVFDNSNIVESYPGIVAPLTFSFASYAYARVYMAFVGLLGVPPERIRAERVVFENMLSRIEGRVYYNLGNWHRALAMLPGYSLNRGFMDGMMGTSAPLPERLLGQIEHGQPQRLREYARMARSAWRLWRASRQLPATSALFRARLDRALKATTPERVATLSLTELAAEYRRIEADLLDRWDAPIVNDFLCMIAFGAARKALEGWAGAEGTAALNDVLIGQGDIISARPAQLIRAMGETAREDAALLAALDAQDRAGVEASAIAAGVAGYIAEFGDRCTEELKLESVTLDEDPTPLFAAIAAAARSRHGPAPERGDPWARLDGALKGKPVKRIVARWLVRWAKDRVRDRENLRYERTRIFGRARRVLLAMGTQFHAMGLLSTPRDVFLLTLPEVLGAIEGFGVTADLAGLADVRRREMERAAALPDPPERIITEGPACAAATLAAPPVAASDERTRSGTGASAGTVTAVARVIADPRGQSIAAGEILVARHTDPGWIALFASAGAIVVERGSLLSHSAIVARELGIPCVVGLSDVTRWIADGEVLTVDGASGRVSKA, encoded by the coding sequence ATGATCCTGACGGGGGCGCAGGCAGACACGGCGGAAGCGGGCGGCAAAGGCCGCGCACTCGCCCGCGCCAGCGCGGCGGGCTTTGCCGTGCCGCCGTTCTTTGTGGTGCCTTCTGGCGAGGTGCCGGACGCCGAAGCCCTGACCGCAGCGCTGGCGGATTTGGGGCAGGGGCCGTTCGCCGTGCGATCATCGGGCCTTGCCGAAGACGGTGCCGAGGCGAGCCATGCCGGGCAGTTCGAAAGCCTTTTGAATGTCCCCGCTGATGGGGTCGCAGCCGCTCTCGCGCAGGTCTCAGCCTCGGGCGCGGGGGAGGGGCTGGCCGCCTACCGCTCCGAGCGCGGCATCGCCGACAGCGCCCCGCCCGCTGTCGTCATCCAGCGGATGATCCCCGCCTCCCACGCAGGCGTCGCCTTCTCCGCCGATCCGGTGGCGGGCAGGCGCGACCGGGTGGTGGTCTCGGCCACGCAGGGCCTTGGTGATCGGCTGGTGGCGGGCGAGGTTGACGGCTCCGGCTGGTGGCTGTCACGCCCCTCGCTGGAAGTTGTGGCGGCCACTGGCGACGGCGAAGGCCTCACCTCGGAACAGGTACGCGAAGTCGCCGAACTGTGCCTCGCGGCCGAGACCGCTTTCGGCGGGCCGCAGGACATCGAATGGGCCTTTGCGGGCGGCGCGCTCTACCTCCTGCAATCGCGTCCGATCACCTCGCCCCTGCGCCCTGCCCCGCTGGCCGATCCCGGCTTTATGGTGTTCGACAACTCGAACATCGTCGAAAGCTACCCCGGCATCGTCGCCCCGCTGACCTTTTCCTTCGCCAGCTACGCCTATGCGCGGGTCTATATGGCGTTTGTCGGCCTACTAGGCGTGCCGCCAGAGCGCATCCGCGCCGAGCGGGTGGTGTTCGAGAACATGCTCTCCCGCATTGAGGGGCGGGTCTATTACAACCTCGGCAACTGGCACCGCGCGCTGGCGATGCTGCCGGGCTACAGCCTCAATCGCGGGTTCATGGACGGGATGATGGGGACGAGCGCCCCGCTGCCTGAGCGGCTGCTGGGGCAGATCGAACACGGCCAGCCGCAGCGTCTGCGCGAATATGCCCGCATGGCGCGCTCGGCCTGGCGGCTGTGGCGGGCCTCGCGGCAGTTGCCCGCGACCTCGGCTCTGTTCCGCGCAAGGCTCGACCGGGCGCTCAAGGCGACCACGCCTGAGCGGGTAGCAACCTTGTCGCTCACCGAACTGGCGGCGGAATATCGCCGGATCGAGGCCGACCTGCTTGACCGCTGGGACGCCCCCATCGTCAATGATTTCCTCTGCATGATCGCCTTTGGAGCGGCGCGAAAGGCGCTGGAAGGCTGGGCGGGTGCGGAGGGCACGGCGGCGCTCAATGATGTGCTGATCGGACAAGGCGACATCATCTCGGCGCGTCCGGCGCAGTTGATCCGGGCGATGGGAGAGACTGCGCGGGAGGATGCGGCCTTGCTCGCCGCGCTCGATGCGCAGGACCGCGCGGGGGTCGAGGCGAGCGCCATCGCAGCGGGCGTTGCGGGCTACATCGCCGAATTCGGCGACCGCTGCACCGAGGAGCTGAAGCTGGAAAGCGTCACGCTCGACGAAGACCCCACCCCCCTGTTCGCCGCCATCGCCGCTGCCGCGCGCAGCCGCCACGGCCCTGCGCCCGAGCGCGGCGATCCGTGGGCGCGGCTGGACGGGGCGCTCAAGGGCAAGCCGGTCAAGCGGATCGTCGCCCGCTGGCTGGTGCGCTGGGCCAAGGACCGCGTGCGCGACCGCGAGAACCTGCGGTACGAACGCACCCGCATCTTTGGCCGCGCGCGGCGCGTGCTGCTGGCGATGGGGACGCAGTTCCACGCGATGGGGCTGCTCAGCACGCCGCGCGATGTGTTCCTGCTGACGCTGCCCGAGGTGCTCGGCGCGATCGAGGGCTTTGGCGTCACGGCTGACCTGGCGGGCCTTGCCGATGTCCGTCGCCGCGAGATGGAGCGAGCTGCTGCCCTGCCCGATCCGCCCGAGCGCATCATCACCGAAGGCCCCGCCTGTGCCGCCGCCACCCTCGCCGCGCCGCCGGTCGCCGCCAGCGATGAACGCACCCGCTCAGGCACCGGCGCGTCCGCAGGCACCGTCACCGCCGTCGCCCGCGTCATCGCCGACCCTCGGGGACAGAGCATCGCGGCAGGCGAAATCCTCGTCGCGCGGCACACCGATCCGGGCTGGATCGCGCTGTTCGCCAGCGCCGGCGCGATTGTGGTCGAGCGGGGTAGCCTGCTCTCGCACAGCGCCATCGTCGCCCGCGAACTCGGCATCCCTTGCGTTGTCGGCCTGTCCGATGTGACCCGCTGGATTGCGGATGGCGAGGTGCTGACAGTGGACGGCGCAAGCGGAAGGGTGAGCAAAGCATGA
- a CDS encoding VOC family protein has translation MTKILANRLHHTAYVTKDLEATRAFYEDILGFPLMATYCEKDELFGKERVYCHVFFELADGSALAFFQFADPDDQAEFGPEMPSSPFIHIALQVDADSQAELQKRIAAAGIVEPQTYVLEHGYCRSLYVTDPNGMIIEFTYDDPRAAPLDADRRASAHGELKRWLAGQHHNNNPFRAEEAA, from the coding sequence ATGACTAAGATTCTGGCCAACCGCCTGCACCACACCGCCTATGTGACCAAGGATCTGGAAGCGACCCGCGCGTTCTACGAAGACATTCTCGGCTTCCCGCTGATGGCGACCTATTGCGAAAAGGACGAGCTGTTCGGCAAGGAGCGCGTCTATTGCCACGTGTTCTTCGAACTCGCCGATGGCAGCGCGCTGGCCTTCTTCCAGTTTGCCGATCCCGACGATCAGGCCGAATTCGGCCCCGAAATGCCGTCGAGCCCCTTCATCCACATCGCGTTGCAGGTCGATGCCGATAGCCAGGCCGAATTGCAGAAGCGCATCGCCGCCGCTGGGATTGTCGAGCCGCAGACCTATGTGCTGGAGCATGGCTATTGCCGCTCGCTCTATGTCACCGATCCCAATGGCATGATCATCGAGTTCACCTATGATGATCCGCGCGCAGCCCCGCTCGATGCCGATCGCCGCGCTTCTGCGCATGGCGAGTTGAAGCGCTGGCTGGCCGGGCAGCACCACAACAACAACCCGTTCCGCGCCGAAGAAGCCGCCTGA
- a CDS encoding DUF3419 family protein — MSEIASKAAFDHIRYAQLWEDADVLVAAIGPRPGGRLVSICSAGDNALAMLLCDPAEVIAADLSPAQLACLKLRLAAFPILNHTELTELLGAAPSTRRGVLLDRVLKDCDAETAALWATLRPEVIAHGAGGVGKFERYFRLFHRRLLPFVHSRRTIAAVFEPRSQEERARFLHDRWNNRRWRWLLKAFFSRRAMGALGRDPAFFDQVEGSVSDHVARRIEHAFVANDPVANPYLRYVLTGTHGPVLPLAWRPEHHATIAERVGRVRLHLGPLEEAVSEGVDGWNLSDIFEYMSPEGFRAAYGSILAASNPGARLVYWNMMAPRAMPPEYAPRARPRPDISAPLAARDQAFFYSAFHVDEVCP, encoded by the coding sequence ATGAGCGAGATCGCGTCCAAAGCCGCCTTCGATCACATCCGCTACGCCCAGCTGTGGGAGGATGCGGACGTGCTGGTCGCTGCCATCGGCCCGCGCCCCGGCGGGCGACTGGTGTCGATCTGCTCGGCAGGCGACAATGCGCTGGCCATGCTGCTGTGCGACCCGGCGGAGGTAATCGCTGCCGACCTCTCGCCCGCGCAATTGGCGTGCCTGAAGCTGCGGCTGGCGGCGTTTCCGATCCTCAACCACACCGAATTGACCGAACTGCTCGGCGCGGCCCCTTCAACCCGGCGCGGCGTGCTGCTCGACCGGGTGCTGAAAGACTGCGACGCCGAGACCGCCGCCCTTTGGGCAACCCTGCGCCCCGAAGTCATCGCCCACGGCGCGGGCGGAGTCGGCAAGTTCGAGCGCTACTTTCGCCTGTTCCACCGCCGCCTGCTGCCTTTCGTCCACTCCCGCCGCACGATCGCAGCGGTGTTCGAGCCGCGCTCGCAGGAGGAACGCGCGCGTTTCCTCCACGACCGCTGGAACAACCGGCGCTGGCGCTGGCTGCTGAAGGCGTTCTTCTCGCGCCGCGCAATGGGCGCGCTGGGCCGCGATCCGGCGTTTTTCGATCAGGTCGAAGGCTCGGTCAGCGACCATGTCGCCCGCCGGATCGAACACGCCTTTGTCGCCAATGATCCCGTCGCCAACCCCTATCTGCGCTACGTCCTGACCGGCACCCACGGCCCGGTTCTGCCGCTCGCATGGCGGCCCGAACATCACGCCACCATCGCCGAGCGGGTGGGCCGCGTCCGCCTCCACCTAGGCCCGCTGGAGGAGGCGGTGAGCGAAGGTGTCGATGGCTGGAACCTCTCCGACATCTTTGAATATATGTCGCCCGAGGGCTTCCGCGCCGCATACGGCAGCATCCTCGCCGCCTCCAATCCCGGCGCGCGGCTGGTGTACTGGAACATGATGGCCCCGCGCGCCATGCCGCCCGAATACGCGCCCCGCGCCCGCCCCCGCCCCGATATCTCTGCGCCATTGGCCGCGCGCGATCAGGCGTTCTTCTATTCCGCCTTCCATGTCGACGAGGTGTGTCCTTGA
- a CDS encoding zinc transporter ZntB yields MDATTRPLTVQALLVRDGTVTDIGPGEVAQFTGPGFVWLHAEGVGHGESMDLPDYVPAMAANALVASETRPRCDEVDDAVLINLRGTAFDTMQDSDGLVSIRVWVEGARVTSVSRHRMAALAKVEAAVRAGRITDGGDFVSTLAQAISVQLDPQVADLGDSLDDCERMLDGGDIYALRRKIAHIRSQAIVLRRFVAPDRDALGQMAQLEFEWISKDDRMHLREAADRFARMAEELEAVRERAALLHEQLTDLRAEKIDQRSLGIAVTAFIFLPLTFVTGLLGMNVEGIPYAGHPWAFWGVVAFCGAIGALVMGWFAWRHWLED; encoded by the coding sequence ATGGACGCAACAACCCGCCCGCTCACCGTGCAAGCGCTTCTGGTGCGCGATGGCACCGTCACCGATATCGGACCGGGCGAGGTTGCGCAGTTCACTGGCCCCGGTTTCGTCTGGCTCCATGCCGAGGGCGTGGGTCACGGCGAAAGCATGGACCTGCCGGACTATGTCCCGGCGATGGCCGCCAACGCACTGGTGGCGAGCGAAACCCGCCCCCGCTGCGACGAAGTGGACGACGCGGTGCTCATCAACCTGCGCGGCACGGCGTTCGATACGATGCAGGATTCTGACGGGCTGGTCTCGATCCGCGTATGGGTCGAAGGCGCGCGCGTCACCTCGGTCAGCCGCCACCGCATGGCCGCGCTCGCCAAGGTTGAGGCGGCGGTGCGCGCGGGGCGGATCACGGATGGGGGTGATTTCGTCTCTACATTGGCGCAGGCGATCTCGGTCCAGCTCGATCCGCAGGTCGCCGATCTGGGCGACAGTCTCGATGATTGCGAGAGGATGCTCGACGGCGGCGACATCTACGCGCTGCGCCGCAAGATCGCCCACATCCGCAGCCAGGCGATTGTGCTGCGGCGGTTCGTCGCGCCCGACCGCGATGCACTGGGCCAGATGGCGCAGCTCGAATTCGAGTGGATCAGCAAGGATGACCGGATGCACCTGCGCGAGGCAGCGGACCGCTTCGCGCGCATGGCCGAGGAACTCGAAGCGGTGCGCGAACGGGCGGCATTGCTCCACGAACAGCTGACCGATCTGCGCGCCGAAAAGATCGACCAGCGCTCGCTAGGGATCGCGGTGACGGCGTTCATTTTCCTGCCGCTGACCTTTGTGACCGGCCTGCTCGGGATGAATGTCGAGGGCATCCCCTATGCCGGTCATCCGTGGGCATTCTGGGGCGTGGTGGCGTTTTGCGGAGCCATTGGGGCGCTGGTGATGGGCTGGTTTGCGTGGCGGCACTGGCTGGAGGATTAG
- a CDS encoding AMP-binding protein, producing the protein MTILAAFDAAVAAHPDRPAIIDGKGRVVSFASLHARAGFLADAWAKRGIGPGDRVLIAVSVTPDLYAALAALWRLGAVAVLPEPAMGLKGVKTALAAAEVTAWIGAGVLRVLPLLVPRLLGATRLSLGAGAASDLPSPDWPDDHPALMSFTSGSTGRAKAIMRSHGFLKAQNRAVGPLLASDQTEIDLVAFPVFVLANLGSGVTSVLPNWPLRRPDRADPKAIRAHIAKHGVTRLLLPPVLAEALANAPLPASVTTIFTGGGPVFPDVVERLTAHNPALRVMAVYGSTEAEPIAELEVSALTPADRARIDGGEGLLAGPPVDAVRVRIVEDEILVAGDHVVETYVDPADNAVTKTRDEKGTIWHRTGDGGRFDEAGRLWLLGRTQGRIEGLWPFAIEVAARSWPGVRRAALCPLDGKACLAIEGDTAHLAHWREAAAALGVATVVALKSIPLDRRHRSKVDYARLAELVRASAA; encoded by the coding sequence TTGACCATCCTCGCCGCCTTCGACGCGGCTGTTGCCGCCCATCCGGATCGACCCGCGATCATCGATGGGAAGGGGCGCGTTGTCAGCTTTGCGAGCCTCCACGCCCGCGCCGGGTTCCTCGCCGACGCTTGGGCCAAGCGCGGGATCGGGCCGGGCGACCGGGTGCTGATTGCGGTTTCGGTGACGCCCGATCTTTATGCTGCGCTCGCCGCCTTGTGGCGGCTGGGCGCGGTGGCGGTGCTGCCGGAACCGGCGATGGGACTGAAGGGGGTCAAGACCGCGCTGGCGGCGGCTGAGGTGACAGCGTGGATCGGTGCGGGCGTGCTCAGGGTGCTGCCACTGCTGGTGCCGCGCTTGCTGGGCGCGACGCGCTTGTCGCTTGGTGCGGGTGCGGCTTCTGACCTGCCATCTCCCGACTGGCCGGACGACCACCCGGCCCTGATGAGCTTCACCTCCGGCTCGACCGGCCGAGCCAAGGCGATCATGCGCAGCCACGGTTTTCTCAAAGCGCAGAACCGCGCCGTCGGGCCATTGCTGGCGAGCGACCAGACGGAAATCGACCTCGTCGCCTTCCCGGTGTTCGTGCTGGCGAACCTCGGGAGCGGGGTGACGTCGGTGCTGCCGAATTGGCCGCTGCGCCGCCCTGACCGCGCCGACCCCAAAGCGATCCGCGCGCACATCGCCAAGCACGGCGTAACCCGCTTGCTCCTCCCGCCAGTGCTGGCCGAAGCGCTGGCCAATGCGCCCCTCCCCGCCAGCGTCACCACCATCTTCACCGGCGGCGGGCCGGTGTTTCCCGATGTCGTGGAGCGGCTGACCGCGCACAACCCTGCGCTGCGCGTCATGGCGGTCTATGGTTCGACCGAGGCCGAGCCGATTGCCGAGCTGGAGGTCAGCGCCCTCACCCCCGCCGACCGCGCCCGGATCGACGGCGGAGAGGGCCTCCTTGCCGGGCCGCCGGTTGACGCTGTGCGGGTCAGGATCGTGGAGGACGAGATCCTTGTCGCAGGCGATCACGTGGTCGAAACCTACGTCGATCCCGCCGACAATGCTGTGACCAAAACCCGCGATGAGAAAGGCACCATCTGGCACCGCACCGGCGATGGCGGGCGGTTCGACGAGGCCGGTCGCCTGTGGCTGCTGGGACGCACACAAGGGCGGATCGAAGGCCTGTGGCCCTTCGCTATCGAGGTCGCGGCGCGCAGTTGGCCGGGAGTGCGGCGCGCGGCCCTGTGTCCGCTGGATGGCAAGGCCTGCCTCGCCATTGAGGGCGACACCGCACACCTCGCCCACTGGCGGGAGGCAGCCGCCGCGCTCGGCGTCGCCACAGTCGTCGCGCTCAAATCTATCCCGCTTGATCGCCGCCACCGGTCCAAGGTGGATTACGCCCGCCTCGCCGAGTTGGTCAGGGCAAGCGCAGCCTAA